A single genomic interval of Selenobaculum gibii harbors:
- a CDS encoding HlyD family secretion protein, with protein MKVSFSTTKAKDSTLENHIKVPYGAGKRNFPRIKWMGILILIFLPFLYLIGQILWANIFTTSPGMIYLDRQVINSPEDGIVEEIKFNHGDAVNAGDVLIKIKRRLPENYKQIALLEAERETLTNQNAGSSSGSSRRKAGGENVQLLQENLSYYQQLRDHTAQLLERGAATQAELNEAETKVREIKAALAGMNEVSSTQIIENQGQLRLAQVENSLASLRNLAEISLELKANKGGTVDQILVSTGQSFAAGEPLVTVLNSEKVRIVTYVEPDDFGKVQYGNEIMVKILSSKRKVKAVVEKVPIQAELVPKGISESLYPTSMRGIQVILKINEPLHSDEFIDGLPVTVIW; from the coding sequence TTGAAGGTTTCTTTTTCTACAACAAAAGCAAAAGATAGTACACTAGAAAACCACATAAAAGTTCCTTATGGTGCAGGGAAAAGAAATTTTCCGCGGATAAAATGGATGGGAATTCTGATTCTTATATTTTTACCGTTTTTATATTTAATCGGGCAAATTCTTTGGGCAAATATTTTTACGACTTCACCGGGAATGATTTATTTAGATAGGCAAGTAATAAATTCTCCAGAGGATGGAATTGTAGAAGAGATAAAGTTTAATCATGGTGATGCGGTAAATGCAGGGGATGTCCTAATAAAAATAAAGCGAAGATTGCCGGAGAATTATAAGCAGATTGCTTTACTAGAAGCTGAGCGGGAAACATTAACGAATCAGAATGCAGGTAGTTCATCGGGGAGCAGTAGAAGAAAAGCAGGCGGTGAGAATGTACAATTATTACAAGAAAATCTCTCCTATTACCAGCAATTGCGAGATCATACAGCGCAATTGCTTGAGCGTGGAGCTGCTACACAGGCTGAGCTAAATGAAGCGGAAACGAAAGTAAGGGAGATAAAGGCTGCATTGGCAGGAATGAATGAGGTATCTAGCACTCAGATAATCGAAAATCAAGGACAATTGCGCCTTGCTCAAGTGGAGAACAGTTTAGCATCTTTGAGAAATTTAGCAGAAATTTCTTTAGAATTGAAAGCGAATAAAGGCGGAACAGTAGATCAGATTCTTGTTTCGACTGGGCAGAGTTTTGCCGCAGGAGAACCGTTAGTAACGGTTTTAAATTCTGAGAAAGTACGGATTGTAACGTACGTAGAACCGGATGATTTTGGAAAAGTGCAATATGGTAATGAAATTATGGTGAAAATTTTAAGTTCAAAACGCAAAGTTAAAGCTGTGGTAGAGAAAGTGCCAATCCAAGCAGAGCTTGTGCCGAAAGGAATTTCAGAAAGTTTGTATCCAACTTCTATGCGAGGCATACAGGTAATTCTAAAGATAAATGAACCGTTGCATTCGGATGAGTTTATTGATGGACTCCCGGTAACAGTTATTTGGTAA
- a CDS encoding TolC family protein, whose amino-acid sequence MKVYSLRRCFIFFCSLFIFSLNISVKAASLPNLEELESYINNSPEVLSAEMNYLRNESLLRAEEARNGTKYFLGANYGYHHEPLFETSPNKNTYQKLNLNGGVVFPLLGSKNKERIREIQAEIDLVDTKLQKENAKVSQLTDLRKAYVILWAAQEKIALAEKFLATEKTVQAVLQDRQKSGLLLPADELELLAVYADARRDIAFSRLMNVRALQVINLVTGQEWSVEGKVISPLLPALDVTTIEVQKYPEVRYQKELIDKYQELVEKSGENNQDVDLTVGFQSSKDFPGDTGNGAYAALTWRGSLEGLKAKENYDAKAANYELEKAKEEARLNYLKLVGKIEEAVENVNYLQTNVEAKKAHLLVAAEDIRERLLRHQFLPGDTFERLQQAKSQYYRLAMEVIDEEASLLEAAIDVLEYTYPSGNEEKERTFLIGENEFLRNSLFSKSWENTETLFPFGDKDLNTKEMMPLSVDVVQSIEKNTENPQTTKKNIVINQMERKIPWGVYIWNADALLNEKQRAQTLQDLINAGFSDVLLSFTGEQIRYIVSEKGQAELESLLDEAKKSRLKVSLLLGDPNWSKHENKAELIHAIQQLERFDFVGVHLDIEPDSLSEARENRIDLFNQLIDNLHDIKKITKKPLSISIHPRYLEGELGEIAKERLPQIELEKVVVMLYSSKTDQTLNRMKEIIENQPNLNIALAQSVEHSISSEESYAYHTQQDFFQAMQSLENGLAVDEIFIQAWEDYKEDVK is encoded by the coding sequence GTGAAGGTGTATTCTTTACGTCGTTGTTTCATTTTTTTTTGTAGTTTGTTTATTTTTAGCTTAAATATATCTGTAAAAGCAGCTTCGTTACCTAATTTGGAAGAATTAGAATCATATATAAATAATAGTCCAGAAGTTTTAAGTGCCGAAATGAATTATTTGCGAAATGAAAGTTTATTGAGAGCAGAAGAGGCGAGAAATGGGACAAAGTATTTTTTAGGTGCTAATTATGGCTATCATCATGAACCTTTATTTGAAACGAGTCCGAATAAAAATACCTATCAAAAGTTGAACTTGAATGGTGGAGTTGTATTCCCTTTACTAGGGAGCAAGAATAAAGAGCGAATTCGTGAAATTCAAGCAGAAATAGATCTAGTCGATACAAAGTTACAAAAAGAAAATGCTAAGGTATCGCAATTAACGGACTTGCGTAAAGCCTATGTTATATTATGGGCCGCGCAGGAGAAGATTGCATTGGCAGAAAAGTTTTTAGCGACAGAGAAAACGGTGCAGGCTGTTTTACAAGACCGACAAAAAAGTGGATTATTATTGCCAGCGGATGAATTAGAATTGTTAGCAGTGTATGCAGATGCCAGACGTGATATAGCTTTTTCAAGACTGATGAATGTACGGGCTTTGCAAGTGATAAATTTAGTTACAGGGCAGGAATGGTCGGTAGAAGGGAAAGTAATATCACCTTTGCTACCAGCCTTAGATGTAACAACGATAGAGGTTCAAAAATATCCAGAGGTGCGCTATCAAAAGGAGTTAATTGATAAATATCAAGAGTTGGTAGAGAAAAGTGGAGAAAATAATCAAGATGTGGATTTAACAGTTGGTTTTCAGTCATCGAAGGATTTTCCTGGTGATACAGGAAATGGCGCGTATGCGGCACTTACCTGGCGTGGATCGCTTGAAGGGCTGAAGGCGAAGGAAAATTATGATGCGAAGGCTGCTAATTATGAATTGGAGAAAGCGAAAGAAGAAGCTAGATTGAATTATTTAAAACTGGTGGGCAAAATCGAAGAAGCCGTAGAAAATGTAAACTATTTACAAACAAATGTCGAAGCAAAAAAAGCGCATTTATTAGTTGCAGCAGAAGACATTCGTGAACGATTGTTAAGACATCAATTTTTGCCAGGAGACACGTTTGAAAGATTGCAGCAGGCTAAATCACAGTATTATCGTTTAGCGATGGAAGTGATTGATGAAGAAGCTTCATTGTTAGAAGCGGCAATTGATGTATTGGAATATACATATCCTAGTGGCAATGAGGAAAAAGAACGAACTTTTTTAATTGGAGAAAATGAGTTTTTGCGTAATTCGTTATTTTCGAAATCATGGGAGAATACGGAGACCTTATTTCCATTTGGGGATAAGGATTTAAATACAAAAGAAATGATGCCGTTATCAGTGGATGTTGTTCAATCAATAGAAAAAAATACAGAAAATCCTCAAACAACGAAAAAAAATATAGTGATAAATCAAATGGAAAGAAAAATCCCATGGGGAGTATATATATGGAATGCGGATGCTTTATTAAATGAAAAACAGAGAGCTCAGACTTTGCAAGACTTAATAAATGCAGGATTTTCAGATGTTTTACTTTCTTTTACAGGGGAACAAATTCGTTATATTGTTTCAGAAAAAGGTCAAGCGGAGTTGGAAAGCCTGCTGGATGAAGCAAAGAAAAGCCGTTTGAAGGTTTCTTTATTGTTGGGGGATCCCAATTGGTCGAAGCATGAGAATAAAGCTGAGTTGATACATGCGATTCAGCAGTTAGAACGTTTTGATTTTGTAGGTGTTCATTTAGATATAGAGCCGGATTCACTTTCTGAGGCTAGGGAGAATCGAATTGATTTATTTAATCAATTGATTGATAACTTGCATGATATAAAAAAAATTACGAAAAAGCCGTTGTCAATTTCTATCCATCCTAGATATTTAGAAGGAGAATTAGGCGAAATTGCAAAAGAACGTTTACCGCAAATAGAGTTAGAAAAAGTTGTTGTTATGTTATATTCTAGTAAAACGGATCAAACGCTGAACAGAATGAAAGAAATTATTGAAAATCAGCCAAACTTAAACATCGCATTGGCACAAAGTGTAGAGCATAGTATTTCTTCTGAGGAGAGCTATGCATATCATACGCAGCAAGATTTTTTTCAAGCAATGCAGTCCTTAGAAAACGGGTTAGCGGTTGATGAAATTTTCATTCAGGCATGGGAAGATTACAAGGAGGATGTGAAATAG
- a CDS encoding dicarboxylate/amino acid:cation symporter, which yields MSGKDKKITLTTQIFLGLVLGALFGFIFPEYGAKLKPLGDAFIRMIKMIVVPLIFSTLVMGIAGTGDFKKLGRLGGKALIWFELATTVALFVGLFVVNVFHPGVGVDIPVPADAGAQAAAAAKNSVDMVQYLVNVIPTNIIDACARGDMLQLIFFTCFFGVGVAHIGKDAEIIVNMCRSIAEAMFKVTHYVMMLAPVGIFAMIAYTVGSFGLAMLVPLFKLVLSLYFAIVLFVFILALSASILTGVNFVQVLKALKDPLLLGYSTASSEAALPLAMDRLEKLGIPKHVVTFVMPTGYSFNLDGSTLYSSLAVVFIAQMYGIDFSFSQQLLMLLTLMLSTKGIAGVPGASIIVIAGTAVSFGLPAEGIAIILGVDRIMDMARTFCNIFGNCTATVVVSHWEKESTAESMKESYNKNFNS from the coding sequence ATGAGTGGGAAAGACAAAAAGATTACCCTGACAACACAAATTTTTTTAGGATTAGTATTAGGTGCTCTATTTGGCTTCATATTTCCTGAATATGGAGCCAAATTGAAACCGTTAGGTGATGCATTTATTAGAATGATAAAAATGATTGTGGTTCCGTTAATTTTTAGTACGTTAGTTATGGGAATCGCAGGCACAGGGGATTTTAAGAAATTAGGCAGATTGGGTGGCAAAGCACTTATCTGGTTTGAACTAGCTACTACTGTAGCTCTTTTTGTTGGCTTATTTGTGGTCAATGTATTTCATCCAGGCGTAGGGGTAGATATTCCTGTGCCTGCTGATGCTGGTGCACAGGCGGCAGCTGCAGCTAAGAATTCAGTTGATATGGTACAATATTTAGTAAATGTTATACCTACTAATATCATTGATGCCTGTGCAAGAGGGGACATGTTACAGTTAATATTCTTTACGTGTTTCTTTGGTGTTGGAGTTGCTCATATTGGCAAAGATGCAGAGATTATCGTAAATATGTGCCGTAGTATTGCGGAGGCAATGTTTAAAGTGACGCATTATGTAATGATGCTTGCACCAGTGGGCATTTTCGCAATGATAGCTTATACGGTGGGCAGTTTTGGACTGGCAATGCTGGTGCCATTATTTAAATTAGTGCTATCTTTATATTTTGCGATTGTACTATTTGTATTTATTTTGGCGCTCAGCGCTTCGATATTAACTGGAGTTAATTTTGTGCAAGTACTTAAAGCGTTAAAAGATCCATTGCTATTAGGTTATTCTACTGCTAGCAGTGAGGCAGCGTTGCCATTAGCTATGGATAGATTAGAAAAATTGGGGATACCAAAGCATGTAGTTACTTTTGTTATGCCAACAGGATATTCATTTAATTTGGATGGATCTACTTTGTATAGTTCGCTGGCAGTAGTATTTATTGCCCAAATGTATGGTATAGACTTTAGCTTTTCACAACAATTGTTGATGCTTCTGACTTTAATGTTATCAACAAAGGGTATTGCAGGTGTCCCAGGGGCTTCAATCATTGTTATTGCCGGTACGGCCGTATCCTTTGGACTTCCGGCAGAAGGGATTGCTATTATTTTAGGTGTTGACCGTATCATGGATATGGCGAGAACGTTCTGTAACATATTTGGCAATTGTACAGCTACGGTAGTAGTCTCGCATTGGGAGAAAGAATCTACAGCTGAATCAATGAAAGAGTCATATAATAAAAACTTTAATAGTTAA
- a CDS encoding phosphatidylinositol-specific phospholipase C domain-containing protein yields MTLHIQNETGFDLAFVRNEIEHGKYNANPPKKISRCETGTFKVGNKTGAKVGPKGSITYQLIYTENIYVELTFYWDHPFSASASTYEVASNPPWFASYCLEPGSPVGHDQEVTYITRLNDYCFDPKEWMRQIAKSKANVKLRELFIPGSHDSGTYNINYYSALTLDYENWIIPLGSIVGASQGWAKAQNNSIIDQLNAGIRYFDLRFSNGIYATAPVTGARFTYIGPDDPIPMIGNPPRPVSNIVRKKVFLCHSFASVEPKTVFNDVKTFIDAHSKEIVFINIQHIYNFSHEDCQIFIQQLHDMLGDKMLQRPTNKTLDLTVKDVLANGKQIILFIDQVHTVNISGKAESGTDFNKTFSDIFESNKFIWSATEFLDNPYPNTCKVSELKTKMLNNISSDTNKFSVLQGIITPDTSFPAKEDIAYQNAITGRYPKTLEELGNEVSPKVIAWVNNEWFDKPINIVIIDWVCTSIMTQVCYMINKYHITENK; encoded by the coding sequence GTGACGTTGCATATTCAAAATGAAACTGGTTTTGATTTAGCTTTCGTTAGGAATGAAATTGAACATGGAAAATATAATGCAAATCCACCAAAAAAAATTAGTAGGTGTGAAACGGGGACTTTTAAAGTCGGCAACAAAACTGGTGCTAAAGTCGGGCCGAAAGGTTCTATAACTTATCAGCTAATATACACTGAAAATATTTACGTAGAGCTTACTTTTTATTGGGATCATCCCTTTAGCGCTTCTGCCAGTACTTATGAGGTAGCCTCAAACCCACCTTGGTTTGCTAGTTATTGTTTAGAGCCGGGATCGCCTGTAGGACATGATCAGGAGGTAACTTATATAACGCGTTTAAATGACTATTGTTTTGATCCGAAGGAATGGATGAGGCAAATTGCAAAGAGTAAAGCTAATGTCAAATTACGCGAATTGTTCATTCCTGGCTCGCATGATTCTGGTACATATAATATAAACTATTATTCAGCCTTAACGCTTGATTATGAAAACTGGATAATCCCTCTGGGCAGTATTGTCGGTGCATCACAAGGGTGGGCTAAAGCACAAAATAATTCAATTATAGATCAACTTAATGCAGGAATACGTTATTTTGATTTGCGGTTTTCTAATGGCATTTATGCTACAGCTCCTGTGACTGGGGCAAGGTTTACTTATATAGGTCCAGATGATCCGATTCCTATGATTGGGAATCCACCTCGGCCAGTAAGCAATATTGTTCGTAAAAAAGTTTTTTTATGCCATTCTTTTGCAAGTGTAGAACCGAAAACCGTTTTTAATGATGTGAAAACATTTATTGATGCACATTCAAAAGAAATCGTTTTTATAAACATTCAGCATATTTATAATTTTAGTCATGAAGACTGCCAAATTTTCATTCAACAATTGCACGACATGTTGGGGGATAAGATGTTACAGCGTCCAACAAATAAAACTTTGGATTTAACAGTAAAAGATGTATTGGCTAACGGAAAACAAATTATTCTTTTTATCGATCAAGTACATACTGTTAATATCTCTGGTAAAGCAGAGTCAGGAACGGATTTTAATAAAACATTTTCAGATATATTTGAGAGTAATAAATTCATTTGGTCTGCAACAGAATTTTTAGATAATCCTTATCCAAATACTTGTAAAGTAAGCGAATTAAAAACAAAAATGCTTAATAATATATCAAGCGATACAAATAAATTTTCGGTGCTTCAGGGAATAATAACTCCGGACACTAGTTTTCCCGCAAAAGAAGATATAGCTTATCAAAATGCGATTACAGGAAGATATCCCAAAACTCTAGAGGAACTAGGCAATGAAGTATCCCCTAAAGTTATTGCATGGGTTAATAATGAATGGTTTGACAAACCAATAAATATTGTAATAATTGATTGGGTGTGTACATCGATCATGACACAGGTTTGCTATATGATTAACAAGTATCATATAACAGAAAATAAATAA
- a CDS encoding response regulator transcription factor → MNEVKQKIVIVDDDDIALNILKNSLSDLYDVYSVCDGLKSIEVFKKVMPDLILLDIMMPDIDGISIYIAQNQNPILDKIPVIFVSAIDDIEYKVQLLEWGINDYITKPYNIEEVRARIKRTLHQAQEKRLLEQNLKILQNK, encoded by the coding sequence ATGAATGAGGTTAAACAAAAAATAGTTATTGTTGATGATGATGATATTGCCCTAAATATTCTGAAAAACTCTTTAAGCGACTTATATGATGTTTACTCTGTTTGTGATGGCCTTAAATCAATTGAAGTATTTAAAAAAGTGATGCCTGACTTAATTCTTTTGGATATTATGATGCCTGATATTGATGGGATATCTATCTACATCGCCCAAAACCAAAATCCAATATTAGATAAAATACCCGTTATCTTTGTATCAGCAATTGATGATATTGAATATAAAGTTCAACTTTTGGAATGGGGAATTAATGATTATATTACCAAACCATATAACATTGAAGAAGTACGTGCTAGAATTAAGCGCACCTTGCATCAAGCCCAAGAAAAAAGATTATTAGAGCAAAATTTAAAAATTTTGCAAAATAAATAA
- a CDS encoding FprA family A-type flavoprotein, with product MKITKDIFNVGVNDHQIDLFEGQYAVPNGMSYNSYVILDEKIAVLDTVDVHFTNEWLDNLKAVLENREPDYLIIQHMEPDHSASIYDFVNAYPKAIIVANAKTFVMLENFFDDMDIENRKLVVKNNDKLSLGSHELHFVFAPMVHWPEVMVCYDSKDKVLFSADAFGKFGALDVDEEWEYEARRYYIGIIAKYGTQVQALLKHIEAMDIDIICSLHGPALQENIAHYLALYNIWSSFRVESEGVMIAYTSIYGHTKKAVEILAEKLKEKGCPNVVVCDLARADMAGAVADAFRYGKLVLATTTYNAGIFPFVKQFIDHLTERNYQNRTIGLIENGSWAPLAAKIMKDMLSSSKNITWIDTTVRINSAVKAENVDQLEVMAKELC from the coding sequence ATGAAAATTACTAAGGATATTTTTAATGTTGGTGTAAATGATCATCAGATTGATTTGTTTGAAGGACAGTATGCTGTACCAAATGGAATGTCGTACAATTCTTATGTCATTTTAGACGAGAAAATCGCTGTTTTAGATACCGTTGATGTTCATTTTACAAATGAATGGCTAGATAATTTGAAAGCTGTATTAGAAAATCGTGAGCCAGATTATTTAATCATTCAGCATATGGAGCCAGACCATTCTGCAAGTATCTATGACTTCGTAAACGCTTATCCAAAGGCGATAATTGTGGCGAATGCCAAAACCTTTGTCATGTTGGAGAATTTTTTTGATGATATGGATATTGAAAATAGGAAATTGGTTGTGAAAAACAATGACAAGCTTTCCTTGGGAAGCCATGAGCTGCATTTTGTTTTTGCACCTATGGTGCATTGGCCTGAGGTTATGGTTTGTTATGATAGTAAAGATAAGGTGCTATTCTCGGCAGATGCCTTTGGAAAATTTGGAGCATTAGATGTAGATGAAGAATGGGAGTATGAGGCACGCCGCTATTATATCGGAATTATTGCTAAGTATGGTACGCAGGTTCAAGCACTGTTAAAGCATATAGAAGCAATGGACATTGATATTATCTGTTCATTACATGGCCCTGCTTTACAAGAGAACATAGCTCATTATCTAGCATTGTATAATATTTGGTCTTCCTTCCGTGTCGAATCGGAAGGCGTTATGATTGCTTATACTTCGATTTATGGACATACGAAAAAGGCTGTAGAGATTTTGGCTGAAAAGCTAAAGGAAAAAGGTTGCCCAAATGTAGTTGTATGTGATCTTGCAAGAGCAGATATGGCAGGAGCGGTAGCCGATGCTTTTCGATATGGGAAGCTAGTTTTGGCGACGACCACCTATAATGCGGGAATTTTCCCTTTTGTAAAGCAGTTTATTGATCATTTAACTGAGCGCAACTATCAGAACCGTACGATTGGTTTAATTGAGAATGGTTCGTGGGCACCTTTGGCAGCAAAGATTATGAAGGACATGCTTTCTTCTAGCAAAAATATTACATGGATTGATACTACCGTAAGAATCAACTCGGCGGTTAAGGCGGAAAATGTAGATCAACTTGAGGTTATGGCAAAGGAACTTTGCTAG
- a CDS encoding DUF3226 domain-containing protein gives MKSVILCEGGTDLALLQYFMEVANGWENREGSDFKINIGKSRKAFMQDNDYLLIAETGGCSNICPQINKLLRLITRSATQKEMIDKIVVITDRDEVDSLEQFIYGIKNLFGKYEITLQNEILENQWIPCSVRNGVKDVVHFEMLFLLIPFETTGALETFLLEAVSKKDKYDGIIVEKCNTFVDTLDCARKYLSKRRYKTKAKFDVYFSIRTPVEQFLERHNILKNIKWEEYEYMQESFKELKALHINQL, from the coding sequence ATGAAGAGTGTAATATTGTGTGAAGGTGGAACGGATTTGGCACTTCTTCAATATTTTATGGAGGTAGCGAATGGCTGGGAGAATCGTGAAGGCAGCGATTTCAAGATAAATATTGGAAAATCTCGCAAGGCTTTTATGCAGGATAACGATTATTTACTGATAGCGGAAACGGGTGGATGTTCTAACATATGTCCGCAAATCAACAAGCTTCTTAGGCTAATTACACGGTCAGCTACCCAAAAAGAAATGATTGATAAAATTGTAGTTATTACGGACAGAGATGAAGTTGATAGCTTAGAGCAGTTTATCTATGGTATTAAAAATCTTTTTGGAAAATATGAGATAACTTTGCAAAATGAAATCTTGGAGAATCAATGGATTCCCTGCAGCGTTAGAAATGGCGTTAAAGATGTAGTGCATTTTGAGATGCTATTTTTATTGATTCCTTTTGAAACGACGGGAGCTTTGGAAACTTTTCTTTTAGAAGCAGTCTCTAAGAAGGATAAGTATGATGGTATAATTGTAGAGAAATGTAATACTTTTGTTGATACTCTTGATTGTGCTAGAAAATATTTATCAAAACGCAGATATAAAACAAAAGCGAAATTTGATGTGTATTTTTCGATTAGAACTCCAGTAGAACAATTTTTAGAAAGACATAATATATTAAAAAACATAAAATGGGAAGAGTATGAGTACATGCAAGAAAGCTTTAAAGAGTTAAAAGCATTACATATAAATCAACTTTAA
- a CDS encoding AAA family ATPase encodes MAVHISDLLIDTYRGIKNLEMHNLSDINIITGDNNCGKTSIMEVFKNLNNINDINTWLDDIRGGHHKMLPYDVMENLFNIDSDRKELSYGVKKAISKEFLSLRLEAVREVSILSKNELREIASFPNDYNKEVCRFSYRIYCNNLCEKKGMVYNFPTPNIRGGNNSKKLTLVKVKYISPVEHITGDVYLPKVLDSGELYQEMLALLKEFDKNIISINTEKINHPYRNRKVYKVLVKGQKKELPLDVYGDGMKKAIFLMNAVVIAKDGILLLDEFETAIHPSEMNKVFSWILKTCQRFNIQLFLTSHSKEAIDKLLKCVPEFQNMIRVITLYKKENETVARVLEGREAIEAQDDLGLELR; translated from the coding sequence GTGGCCGTTCATATTTCAGATTTGTTAATTGATACTTATCGGGGGATTAAAAATCTAGAAATGCATAATCTTAGTGATATCAATATTATTACTGGTGATAACAATTGCGGGAAAACAAGTATTATGGAGGTGTTTAAAAATTTAAATAATATAAATGATATTAATACTTGGCTTGACGATATAAGAGGCGGTCATCATAAGATGTTGCCTTATGATGTTATGGAAAATTTATTTAATATTGATAGCGATAGAAAAGAACTTTCTTATGGTGTGAAAAAAGCGATAAGTAAAGAATTTTTAAGTTTACGCTTAGAAGCTGTACGGGAAGTTTCAATATTATCAAAAAATGAATTGAGAGAAATTGCTTCATTTCCTAATGACTATAATAAAGAAGTGTGTAGATTTTCCTATCGTATTTATTGTAATAATCTCTGTGAAAAAAAAGGGATGGTGTATAATTTCCCTACCCCCAATATTAGAGGAGGAAATAATAGCAAAAAGCTGACCTTGGTAAAAGTAAAATATATTTCGCCAGTAGAACATATTACGGGGGATGTGTATTTACCTAAGGTGCTAGATAGTGGTGAGTTGTATCAGGAGATGTTAGCTCTGCTAAAAGAATTTGACAAAAATATTATTAGCATAAACACAGAGAAGATAAATCATCCATATAGAAATAGAAAAGTGTATAAAGTTTTAGTGAAAGGGCAGAAAAAAGAACTTCCTCTTGATGTCTATGGAGACGGAATGAAAAAAGCAATATTTTTAATGAATGCTGTAGTTATTGCTAAAGATGGGATTTTACTTTTGGATGAATTTGAAACAGCAATTCATCCTTCTGAAATGAATAAAGTTTTTTCGTGGATTCTTAAAACTTGCCAAAGATTTAATATTCAATTGTTTCTGACTTCGCATAGCAAGGAAGCCATTGATAAACTGCTGAAGTGTGTTCCGGAATTTCAAAATATGATAAGAGTGATTACTTTATATAAGAAAGAAAATGAAACAGTAGCACGGGTTTTGGAGGGAAGAGAGGCTATTGAGGCTCAAGATGATTTAGGATTGGAGTTGAGATAG
- a CDS encoding pyridoxamine 5'-phosphate oxidase family protein: MMFREMRRIDRKISDDQAKDLLKNNTYGVMSTIGADGYPYGVPLNYVFFNGAIYFHCAADGHKFDNISRDNKISFCVVGETQVLPDKFSTKYESVIIFGRATEIFDNEKNIYLAELINKYSADYIEQGKEYIQKGIRNTKVVKLSIEHISGKGRR, translated from the coding sequence ATGATGTTTAGAGAAATGCGAAGAATAGATAGAAAAATCAGTGATGATCAGGCTAAAGACCTTTTGAAAAACAATACATATGGAGTTATGTCAACGATAGGGGCTGATGGTTATCCTTATGGAGTGCCATTAAATTATGTCTTTTTCAATGGTGCAATATATTTTCATTGTGCTGCTGATGGGCATAAATTCGATAATATTTCAAGAGATAATAAAATCTCTTTTTGTGTGGTTGGGGAGACACAAGTTTTACCAGATAAATTTAGTACAAAGTATGAGAGTGTCATTATATTTGGCAGAGCAACGGAAATTTTTGATAATGAAAAAAATATTTATCTAGCAGAGTTAATAAATAAATATTCGGCGGATTATATTGAGCAAGGAAAGGAATATATCCAAAAGGGAATCAGGAATACTAAGGTTGTAAAACTTAGTATAGAGCACATTTCAGGAAAGGGCCGAAGATAA
- a CDS encoding DNA-deoxyinosine glycosylase codes for MSKCICFDASIDQNSEILILGSMPGVCSLAHQQYYAHPQNRFWRIMGEIFNNGIVPEAYEDKLTLLLANKIALWDVVYSCNREGSLDSNITNEKVHNFSAFLTQYPKIHRICFNGNKAKSSYQRHIGMIFPERINYLALPSTSPANARWNFDALLTEWRHALS; via the coding sequence ATGAGTAAATGTATTTGTTTTGATGCTTCTATCGACCAAAATTCAGAAATATTAATTCTTGGCTCAATGCCAGGGGTTTGTTCTCTTGCTCACCAACAATATTATGCTCATCCACAGAATCGCTTTTGGCGGATCATGGGGGAAATATTCAACAACGGCATTGTCCCTGAGGCTTATGAAGATAAACTTACTCTTCTCTTAGCAAATAAAATCGCATTATGGGACGTCGTATACTCCTGCAACCGTGAAGGAAGTCTCGATTCAAACATTACAAACGAAAAAGTGCATAATTTCAGTGCCTTTTTAACTCAATATCCTAAGATTCATCGCATTTGCTTTAATGGAAATAAAGCAAAAAGCTCCTACCAACGTCACATCGGAATGATATTTCCCGAACGTATCAACTATCTAGCTTTACCGTCTACCAGCCCTGCAAATGCGCGTTGGAATTTTGATGCACTATTAACTGAGTGGCGTCATGCCTTATCTTGA